The following are encoded in a window of Hemiscyllium ocellatum isolate sHemOce1 chromosome 35, sHemOce1.pat.X.cur, whole genome shotgun sequence genomic DNA:
- the LOC132832712 gene encoding zinc-binding protein A33-like isoform X2, translating to MASREETESLTEEAICPICLDFFTDPVILECGNNFCRSCISQCWKKKMNCPQCRQKCGKQSIRVNRSLANLAEKARKIKLEPKEQDGQPHCEEHQRELKLFCETDKKLICNICRDLREHQGHRLLPIKAAIENYKDQLKASLDSLTQKKSHIVKTEQKQKRMISQIKASSLQTHITSEFTKMHQILTEKEQRLLRDLRQEEKRILVIIERNLEIIQQNINSIEDEFSKLQKQMEQQDELTFLKDSVSWNGSSNLFDSGSEHKESSAHPV from the exons ATGGCTTCCAGAGAAGAGACCGAAAGCTTGACCGAGGAGGCAATCTGCCCCATTTGTCTCGATTTCTTCACCGATCCGGTAATATTGGAGTGCGGGAATAACTTCTGCCGCTCCTGTATCTCTCAGTGTTGGAAAAAGAAGATGAACTGCCCGCAATGCAGACAGAAGTGTGGAAAACAAAGTATCCGGGTGAACCGGTCCTTGGCGAACCTGGCCGAGAAAGCGCGAAAAATAAAGCTGGAACCAAAAGAGCAGGATGGCCAACCCCACTGTGAGGAGCATCAGAGAGAACTGAAGCTGTTCTGTGAAACGGACAAGAAATTGATCTGTAACATTTGCAGAGATTTGCGGGAACACCAAGGCCACCGCCTCCTGCCGATTAAAGCGGCGATTGAAAACTACAAG GATCAGCTGAAAGCTTCCTTAGATTCTCTCACACAGAAGAAATCCCACATTGTAAAAACGGAACAGAAACAGAAACGGATGATTTCCCAAATTAAG GCGAGCAGTCTGCAGACCCACATCACATCCGAGTTCACTAAAATGCACCAGATTCTCACTGAGAAAGAGCAGCGTTTACTCAGAGATCTCAGACAAGAAGAGAAGAGGATTCTGGTGATTATTGAGAGGAATCTTGAGATTATCCAGCAGAATATAAATTCTATTGAAGATGAATTCTCAAAGTTGCAGAAACAAATGGAGCAGCAAGACGAGCTGACATTTTTGAAG GACAGCGTTTCCTGGAATGGAAG